From a single Micromonospora sp. WMMD1102 genomic region:
- the rarD gene encoding EamA family transporter RarD — protein MNQVRRGYLYGLGAYTLWGFFPLYIRLLKPAGPIEILAHRVVWSVVFVALLLAVLRNWGFLRELRHRPGKLAGIGLAAMLIAVNWGAYIYGVNSERVVETALGYFINPLVVVLLGVTVLRERLRTPQWAALGIGGVAVGVLTVDYGRLPYIALTLAASFGGYSLVKKRLGLPAAEGMFIESAALTLPALGYLGWLSWRAESSFGQVSAGHTALLMLAGAATAIPLLMFAGAANRLPLTALGMLQYLAPILQLAFGVLLFHEPMPPARLAGFGLVWLALVVFTVDAIRNVRRSRAALLSATPEPAAATAAR, from the coding sequence ATGAACCAGGTGCGGCGCGGGTACCTCTACGGGCTGGGTGCGTACACCCTGTGGGGGTTCTTCCCGCTCTACATCCGGCTGCTGAAGCCGGCCGGGCCGATCGAGATCCTGGCCCACCGGGTGGTCTGGTCGGTGGTCTTCGTCGCGCTCCTGCTCGCCGTGCTGCGCAACTGGGGCTTCCTGCGTGAACTGCGGCACCGCCCGGGCAAGCTCGCCGGGATCGGGCTCGCCGCCATGCTCATCGCGGTCAACTGGGGCGCCTACATCTACGGCGTCAACTCCGAACGGGTCGTCGAGACCGCGCTGGGCTACTTCATCAACCCGCTCGTCGTGGTGCTGCTCGGGGTCACCGTGCTGCGGGAACGGCTGCGGACGCCCCAGTGGGCGGCGCTCGGCATCGGCGGTGTCGCGGTCGGCGTACTCACCGTCGACTACGGGCGGCTGCCGTACATCGCGCTGACCCTGGCGGCGAGCTTCGGCGGGTACAGCCTGGTGAAGAAGCGGCTCGGGTTGCCCGCCGCCGAGGGGATGTTCATCGAGTCGGCGGCGCTCACCCTGCCGGCGCTCGGCTACCTGGGCTGGCTCAGCTGGCGCGCCGAGTCGAGCTTCGGACAGGTCTCCGCCGGGCACACCGCCCTGCTGATGCTGGCCGGCGCCGCCACCGCCATCCCGCTGCTGATGTTCGCCGGGGCGGCGAACCGGCTTCCGCTGACCGCACTCGGCATGTTGCAGTACCTGGCGCCGATCCTCCAGCTGGCTTTCGGCGTACTCCTCTTCCACGAGCCGATGCCACCGGCCCGGCTGGCCGGCTTCGGGCTGGTCTGGCTGGCCCTGGTGGTCTTCACGGTGGACGCGATCCGCAACGTCCGGCGGTCCCGGGCCGCGCTGCTCTCCGCCACCCCCGAACCGGCCGCCGCCACCGCCGCCCGCTGA
- a CDS encoding glycosyltransferase encodes MTTPMPSGGADPAPTVVIWRSGLLAGSETFVRNQGLALPRWQPRFLGATRIDSPLAAETDVIAYPDGGRDRQAFLRLRLTGESPRLRRLLAGLRPSVVHAHFGNDGWLISRTAEQLGVPLVVTVHGYDVTRQPHAPGLRGVRYRRNLCQVFDRAALILAVSGFIRDRAIAAGADPGKVRVHHTGVPVPAEVPDVPKRWDVTFVGRFVEKKGVDDLVEALGTLADRRPRVLLIGSGPLEWPIRKRAAALGLDATFLGAQEPSAVARHLAESRVFVSPSKTAADGDAEGLPTTILEAASLGLPTVSTYHSGIPEAVLPGRTGLLGQEGDRAALAGNIRQLLVDDGLRARVGGAARRHVAEHFDLHRQTRLLEELYESVAAGRPGQPAGRTRLPA; translated from the coding sequence GTGACCACCCCGATGCCATCTGGTGGTGCCGACCCGGCGCCGACCGTGGTCATCTGGCGTAGCGGCCTGCTCGCCGGCTCCGAGACGTTCGTCCGCAACCAGGGTCTCGCGCTGCCGCGCTGGCAGCCGAGGTTCCTCGGCGCCACCCGGATCGACTCGCCGCTGGCCGCCGAGACCGACGTGATCGCCTATCCGGACGGCGGGCGGGACCGGCAGGCGTTCCTGCGACTCCGGTTGACCGGCGAGTCGCCGAGGTTGCGGCGGCTGCTGGCCGGGCTGCGACCGTCGGTGGTGCACGCGCATTTCGGCAACGACGGCTGGCTGATCAGCCGGACGGCCGAACAGCTGGGCGTGCCGCTGGTGGTGACCGTGCACGGCTACGACGTGACGCGGCAGCCGCACGCGCCCGGACTGCGCGGCGTCCGCTACCGGCGCAACCTGTGTCAGGTCTTCGACCGGGCCGCGCTGATCCTGGCCGTCTCCGGCTTCATCCGGGACCGGGCGATCGCGGCAGGCGCGGACCCGGGCAAGGTGCGGGTGCACCACACCGGGGTACCCGTCCCGGCGGAGGTGCCGGACGTGCCGAAGCGCTGGGACGTGACCTTCGTCGGCCGGTTCGTCGAGAAAAAGGGCGTCGACGACCTGGTCGAGGCGCTCGGCACCCTGGCCGACCGGCGGCCGAGGGTACTGCTGATCGGCTCCGGACCGCTGGAGTGGCCGATCCGGAAACGGGCCGCCGCCCTGGGGCTGGACGCGACCTTCCTGGGCGCCCAGGAGCCGTCGGCGGTCGCCCGCCACCTGGCCGAGTCGAGGGTCTTCGTCTCGCCGTCGAAGACCGCCGCCGACGGGGACGCCGAGGGCCTGCCGACGACGATCCTGGAGGCGGCCAGCCTGGGCCTGCCCACGGTCTCGACCTACCACAGTGGAATCCCGGAGGCGGTGCTGCCCGGCCGGACCGGACTGCTCGGCCAGGAGGGCGACCGGGCGGCCCTGGCCGGCAACATCCGGCAGCTCCTCGTCGACGACGGGTTGCGTGCCCGGGTCGGCGGCGCGGCCCGCCGGCACGTCGCCGAACACTTCGACCTGCACCGGCAGACCCGGCTGCTCGAAGAGCTCTACGAGTCGGTCGCCGCCGGCCGTCCCGGCCAGCCGGCGGGCCGGACCCGGCTGCCGGCGTAG
- a CDS encoding glycosyltransferase family 2 protein, whose amino-acid sequence MSSTPHVSVVIPTRGRPDLVTRAVRSVLAQTVTDLEVVVVVDGPDGATRDALAAIGDDRLRVLVLPESGGAPNARNAGVGVARAHWTALLDDDDEWLPTKLAVQLELAGSARVAMPIVACRLHNRTPRAEFVMPRRLPAPGEPLTEYLTLRRGLFHGDGFIQTSTILAPTELFRRVPFAVGLRRLQELDWTFRALDHADVDLVYAAEPLVIWHQDEDRPRVTFDTVWEEQLDWLRRSRPLLTRRAYAALTMSVISSMAAPTRSAAAFGTLLREARRHGQPGIFDYLAFAQIWLIPPQLRRTLRDRILRKPGRVAAQPTESAAVGGPSVSAGPSVSGGTAAVRQPVGAGRRLSGDAGRPSEIGA is encoded by the coding sequence ATGTCATCCACCCCCCACGTCAGTGTTGTGATCCCCACCCGTGGCCGGCCGGACCTGGTGACCCGCGCGGTCCGCAGCGTACTGGCGCAGACCGTGACCGATCTCGAGGTCGTGGTGGTGGTCGACGGTCCGGACGGTGCCACCCGGGACGCGCTCGCCGCGATCGGCGACGACCGGCTCCGGGTGTTGGTGCTGCCCGAGTCGGGCGGGGCGCCGAACGCCCGCAACGCCGGGGTCGGCGTCGCCCGGGCCCACTGGACCGCCCTGCTGGACGACGACGACGAGTGGCTGCCGACCAAGCTCGCGGTCCAGCTGGAGCTGGCCGGGAGCGCCCGGGTGGCGATGCCGATCGTGGCCTGCCGGCTGCACAACCGGACGCCCCGGGCCGAGTTCGTGATGCCGCGCCGGCTGCCGGCGCCCGGCGAGCCGCTGACCGAGTACCTCACCCTGCGGCGGGGGCTGTTCCACGGCGACGGCTTCATCCAGACCTCGACCATCCTGGCCCCGACCGAGCTGTTCCGCCGGGTGCCGTTCGCCGTCGGCCTGCGCCGGCTCCAGGAACTCGACTGGACGTTCCGGGCGCTCGACCACGCCGACGTGGACCTGGTCTACGCCGCCGAGCCGCTGGTGATCTGGCACCAGGACGAGGACCGGCCCCGGGTCACCTTCGACACGGTCTGGGAGGAGCAGCTCGACTGGCTCCGGCGGAGCCGGCCGCTGCTGACCCGCCGGGCGTACGCTGCACTGACGATGAGCGTGATCAGCTCGATGGCGGCACCGACCCGGAGCGCGGCGGCGTTCGGCACCCTGCTGCGGGAGGCACGCCGGCACGGCCAGCCGGGCATCTTCGACTATCTGGCGTTCGCCCAGATCTGGCTGATCCCGCCGCAGCTGCGGCGTACCCTGCGGGACCGGATCCTGCGCAAGCCCGGCCGTGTCGCCGCCCAGCCGACCGAATCCGCAGCCGTCGGCGGCCCGTCGGTCAGCGCCGGCCCGTCGGTCAGCGGCGGTACGGCCGCCGTCCGGCAGCCGGTCGGCGCGGGCCGGCGGCTTTCGGGTGACGCCGGGCGTCCCAGCGAGATCGGCGCGTGA
- a CDS encoding glycosyltransferase, with amino-acid sequence MNAPDVSVVVPVYNTMPYLTRCLDSLVRQTIGLSRMQVVAVDDGSTDRSGAELDRYAARHPGTFTVLHQPNSGGPAGPCNQGLDAATGRYVFFVGADDHLGPEALERLVAAADAWQSDVVLGKVVGVNSRHIYQDIFARNAVDVDLFDSPLPRSLANTKLFRRELLDRHGIRYREEMRIASDLPFTLEACYRARRISVLADYEFYYAVRRFGATNITYLSRHLERLRTVEANLAYVAELIEPGKRRDAIMVRRFDHEVAKLVEDDLLRLDRDSQQAVHAGIGRLVAEHLTGEIADQLGAETRIRLALTRDGSLDDLLAVVRQDAEVGVPATVVEGGRRYAAYPGFRDPARGLPDACFEVTAVPEWPAKLDATGFGWEEDERGERVLTITAYSPLPDLAGAGGDPLTVSAEEVPAETVVLARGDAGSSVRIRFRAADLLAAAVATGRRRIVSAQSGPFDPDRALGANSAAGAGGAAALRAPRLDRPVPLLRRRGARLYLLTPTRDESGRLMISVVPVTPGRVTARLRQKLRRR; translated from the coding sequence ATGAACGCACCGGACGTCAGCGTGGTGGTGCCGGTCTACAACACCATGCCCTATCTGACCCGGTGCCTGGACTCACTGGTCCGGCAGACCATCGGACTGTCCCGGATGCAGGTCGTCGCGGTGGACGACGGCTCGACCGACCGCAGCGGTGCCGAACTCGACCGGTACGCCGCCCGGCACCCCGGCACCTTCACCGTGCTCCACCAGCCGAACTCGGGCGGCCCGGCCGGCCCGTGCAACCAGGGCCTGGACGCCGCCACCGGCCGGTACGTCTTCTTCGTCGGCGCCGACGACCACCTCGGCCCGGAGGCGCTGGAGCGGCTGGTCGCCGCCGCCGACGCCTGGCAGTCCGACGTGGTGCTCGGCAAGGTGGTCGGGGTGAACAGCCGGCACATCTACCAGGACATCTTCGCCCGCAACGCGGTCGACGTCGACCTCTTCGACTCACCGCTGCCCCGCTCGCTGGCCAACACCAAGCTGTTCCGCCGGGAGCTGCTCGACCGGCACGGCATCCGTTACCGCGAGGAGATGCGGATCGCCAGCGACCTGCCGTTCACCCTGGAGGCGTGCTACCGGGCCCGGCGCATCTCGGTGCTGGCCGACTACGAGTTCTACTACGCCGTACGCCGGTTCGGCGCCACGAACATCACCTATCTGAGCCGGCACCTGGAACGGCTGCGTACCGTCGAGGCGAACCTGGCGTACGTGGCCGAGCTGATCGAGCCGGGCAAGCGCCGGGACGCGATCATGGTGCGCCGGTTCGACCACGAGGTCGCCAAGCTCGTCGAGGACGACCTGCTCCGGCTCGACCGGGACAGCCAGCAGGCGGTGCACGCCGGGATCGGGCGGCTGGTGGCGGAACACCTGACCGGGGAGATCGCCGACCAGTTGGGCGCGGAGACCCGGATCAGATTGGCGCTGACCCGGGACGGCAGCCTGGACGACCTGCTCGCGGTGGTCCGGCAGGACGCCGAGGTGGGTGTGCCGGCGACGGTGGTCGAGGGTGGGCGGCGGTATGCGGCGTACCCGGGGTTCCGGGACCCGGCGCGCGGGCTGCCGGACGCGTGTTTCGAGGTGACGGCGGTGCCGGAGTGGCCGGCCAAGCTCGACGCCACCGGCTTCGGCTGGGAGGAGGACGAGCGCGGCGAGCGGGTACTGACGATCACCGCGTACTCGCCGCTGCCGGACCTGGCCGGTGCCGGTGGCGACCCGCTGACCGTCAGCGCCGAGGAGGTCCCGGCCGAGACCGTGGTGCTGGCCCGGGGCGATGCCGGAAGCAGCGTACGGATCAGGTTCCGGGCCGCCGACCTGCTCGCCGCCGCCGTCGCGACCGGCCGGCGCCGGATCGTCTCGGCCCAGTCGGGGCCCTTCGACCCCGACCGGGCACTCGGCGCGAACAGCGCGGCCGGCGCCGGTGGTGCGGCGGCGCTGCGGGCGCCCCGGCTGGACCGGCCGGTGCCGCTGCTGCGCCGCCGGGGCGCCCGGCTCTATCTGCTCACACCGACCCGGGACGAGTCCGGCCGGCTGATGATCTCCGTCGTGCCGGTAACTCCCGGCCGGGTCACCGCCCGGCTCCGCCAGAAGCTCCGCCGCCGCTGA
- a CDS encoding TetR/AcrR family transcriptional regulator C-terminal domain-containing protein yields MTGVWLRPPRSPGRSGPPLHRDRIVAAAIDLLDRDGVAGLTMRRLAERLGAGSTTLYWHVTNKDDVLDLALDQIFGEVALPEPSATAGEWRGDVEALLLGWRAAMLRHPWSAALIGRPLLGPNVLTRTEFLQSTLRRAGLVEPDLSAATHALANYVIGAAVTLSSWQQVADPESRQAAREHLAARRDRYPTLAETGHLDDRDEDDTFRRGLAYLLDGLPADQPAGSTAPARD; encoded by the coding sequence ATGACAGGTGTCTGGCTGCGACCTCCGCGCTCACCGGGCCGCAGCGGCCCGCCACTGCACCGGGACCGGATCGTCGCGGCAGCGATCGACCTGCTCGACCGCGACGGTGTCGCCGGGCTCACCATGCGCCGGCTGGCCGAGCGGCTGGGCGCCGGCTCGACCACGCTCTACTGGCACGTGACGAACAAGGACGACGTCCTCGACCTGGCACTGGACCAGATTTTCGGCGAGGTGGCCCTGCCCGAACCGTCGGCGACGGCCGGCGAATGGCGGGGGGACGTCGAGGCGCTGCTGCTCGGCTGGCGGGCGGCGATGCTCCGGCACCCCTGGTCGGCGGCGCTGATCGGCCGCCCGCTGCTCGGGCCGAACGTGCTGACCCGGACCGAGTTTCTCCAGTCCACGCTGCGCCGGGCCGGGCTGGTCGAGCCGGACCTGAGTGCGGCGACGCACGCGCTGGCCAACTATGTCATCGGGGCCGCCGTCACGCTGTCGTCCTGGCAGCAGGTGGCCGATCCCGAGTCGCGGCAGGCCGCCCGGGAGCACCTCGCCGCCCGGCGGGACCGCTATCCGACCCTGGCCGAGACCGGGCACCTGGACGACCGGGACGAGGACGACACCTTCCGGCGCGGACTGGCGTACCTGCTCGACGGCCTGCCCGCCGACCAGCCTGCCGGCTCGACGGCGCCTGCCCGTGACTAA
- a CDS encoding cellulose binding domain-containing protein gives MRLTSSVLGVTATAVTLAVALGGADVTASSAAPPGTAPLAGTAAPTEPPPPTEPPPTGGACVVRYSVYTWDTGLTSSITVTNTGATAITSWVLEFPLPAGQEITTGWNAVYSPSSGKVTARGLDDHVVIGPGAAIAIGFVATHTGGTDSPSSFNLNGTPCSLG, from the coding sequence ATGAGACTGACGAGCAGCGTTCTCGGTGTCACCGCGACGGCCGTAACACTGGCCGTCGCCCTGGGCGGCGCCGACGTCACGGCCAGTTCGGCTGCACCACCCGGCACCGCCCCGCTGGCCGGCACCGCCGCGCCGACCGAGCCGCCGCCGCCGACCGAGCCGCCGCCGACCGGGGGCGCGTGTGTCGTCCGCTACTCGGTCTACACCTGGGACACCGGCCTGACGAGCAGCATCACCGTCACCAACACCGGCGCGACCGCGATCACCTCCTGGGTGCTGGAATTCCCGCTGCCCGCCGGACAGGAGATCACCACCGGCTGGAACGCGGTGTATTCGCCGTCCAGCGGCAAGGTCACGGCCCGTGGCCTCGACGACCACGTCGTCATCGGGCCGGGCGCCGCGATCGCCATCGGGTTCGTGGCGACCCACACCGGTGGCACCGACAGCCCGTCCTCGTTCAACCTCAACGGGACGCCCTGCTCACTCGGCTGA
- a CDS encoding DoxX family protein, whose translation MTTRHSTRPISTLERVDSPGAMLSKTGAKALAVLRISTGFVFLWAFLDKTFGLGYSTPGARAWINGGSPTEGFLSHVSVGPFESVAHSIAGTWWANWLFMLGLLGVGVALIAGIGLRIAAGAGALMMVLMWFAEFPIAQHTSTGEPTGSTNPFMDYHLVYAAVLVVLAATYAGHTWGLGRVWARLPFVQRHRWTI comes from the coding sequence ATGACCACCCGCCACTCCACCCGCCCGATCTCGACGCTGGAGCGGGTCGACTCGCCCGGCGCGATGTTGAGCAAGACCGGCGCCAAGGCGCTCGCCGTACTGCGCATCTCGACCGGCTTCGTCTTCCTCTGGGCCTTCCTGGACAAGACCTTCGGCCTCGGCTACTCCACGCCCGGCGCCCGGGCCTGGATCAACGGCGGCTCGCCGACCGAGGGCTTCCTCTCGCACGTCTCGGTGGGACCGTTCGAGTCGGTGGCGCACAGCATCGCCGGTACCTGGTGGGCGAACTGGCTGTTCATGCTCGGCCTGCTCGGTGTCGGCGTCGCACTGATCGCCGGCATCGGCCTGCGGATCGCCGCCGGGGCCGGTGCGCTGATGATGGTGCTGATGTGGTTCGCGGAGTTCCCGATCGCCCAGCACACCAGCACCGGTGAACCGACCGGCTCCACCAACCCGTTCATGGACTACCACCTGGTCTACGCGGCGGTGCTTGTGGTGCTCGCCGCGACGTACGCCGGGCACACCTGGGGGCTGGGGCGGGTCTGGGCGCGGCTGCCCTTCGTACAGCGGCACCGCTGGACGATCTGA
- a CDS encoding zf-HC2 domain-containing protein, with amino-acid sequence MTNCEYAHDDGAYVLGAMSPAERAGYERHLAGCPSCREAVAEIAVLPGLLGRLDPAGLERIAEPSGPGERLPKLLDEARARQRRERRRGRLRTGVLALVAAALAAVLGFGVAVPVVGGGDSGTGVEVRMVAMQPVHGNVPVSAEIGFDGTRWGTLVTMRCQYAKTRDYTKAYTFRLVAHGPNGETEQIGSWLAAPGDDATFTGVTRFTRSELIRLELLRYDNTPLLAYDVP; translated from the coding sequence GTGACGAACTGCGAATACGCCCACGACGACGGGGCGTACGTGCTCGGTGCCATGTCACCCGCCGAACGGGCCGGGTACGAGCGGCACCTGGCCGGCTGCCCGAGCTGCCGGGAGGCGGTCGCCGAGATCGCCGTGCTGCCGGGACTGCTGGGGCGGCTGGACCCGGCCGGGTTGGAGCGGATCGCCGAGCCGTCGGGCCCGGGTGAGCGGCTGCCGAAGCTGCTCGACGAGGCGCGGGCCCGACAGCGACGGGAGCGGCGGCGCGGCCGGCTCCGGACCGGCGTACTCGCCCTGGTCGCCGCCGCGCTGGCCGCCGTGCTCGGGTTCGGGGTGGCCGTGCCGGTGGTGGGGGGCGGGGACTCCGGCACGGGTGTCGAGGTGCGGATGGTCGCCATGCAGCCGGTACACGGCAACGTGCCGGTGAGCGCCGAGATCGGCTTCGACGGTACGCGCTGGGGCACCCTGGTCACGATGCGCTGCCAGTACGCGAAGACCAGGGACTACACGAAGGCGTACACGTTCCGGCTGGTGGCGCACGGCCCGAACGGCGAGACGGAGCAGATCGGCTCGTGGCTCGCCGCGCCCGGCGACGACGCGACCTTCACCGGAGTCACCCGGTTCACCCGCTCGGAGCTGATCCGGCTCGAACTCCTCCGCTACGACAACACCCCGCTGCTCGCCTACGACGTCCCGTAA
- a CDS encoding sigma-70 family RNA polymerase sigma factor, which translates to MSDQDDQDAELLRAMHDEHGDALLAHALRLVGGDRQRAEDLVQETLLRAWRHPAALDPSLGSVRGWLFTTARNLSIDAWRRRSARIGEVITDELPEPPQEVDETDRAVEAWTVAEALNRLSPPHREVLVECFYQGRSVTEAAARLGVPPGTVKSRTHYALRSLRLVLAEMGVTG; encoded by the coding sequence ATCAGCGACCAGGACGACCAGGACGCCGAACTGCTGCGCGCCATGCACGACGAGCACGGCGACGCGCTGTTGGCACACGCCCTGCGGCTGGTCGGCGGTGACCGGCAGCGGGCCGAGGACCTGGTGCAGGAGACGCTGCTGCGGGCGTGGCGGCATCCGGCGGCACTGGACCCGAGCCTCGGATCGGTACGCGGCTGGCTCTTCACCACCGCCCGCAACCTGTCCATCGACGCGTGGCGGCGGCGCAGCGCCCGGATCGGTGAGGTGATCACCGACGAGCTACCCGAGCCGCCGCAGGAGGTCGATGAGACGGACCGGGCGGTGGAGGCGTGGACGGTGGCGGAGGCGCTCAACCGGCTCTCCCCGCCGCACCGGGAGGTACTGGTGGAGTGCTTCTACCAGGGCCGGTCGGTGACCGAGGCGGCGGCCCGGCTGGGCGTACCGCCGGGGACGGTGAAGTCGCGGACGCACTACGCGCTGCGGTCGCTGCGACTGGTCCTGGCGGAGATGGGGGTGACCGGGTGA
- a CDS encoding PhoX family phosphatase: protein MTERPRLLPLLGPAGHGGRDTMTCIYRCGNACAHPVPNESDNPYFGDVVSAEVSRRGVVRAGAVGALVLGLGGAAAGALAGSPALAAPRNGSGGTLPEVDSFTPVRRPGNAALTFKPIPPNKLDSLVVPNGYDHSVVIRWGDPVLPGAPELDVHNQTAAGQSQQFGYNNDFVGVLPLDRKGERALLVVNHEYTNENPMFPNFTTFDAMSVQQIQAAMAAHGLSVVELERVGGTGDWRPVRKGRLKYNRRITAHSTTFEFTGPAAGSAWLRTAADPKGRTVVGTLNNCAGGITPWGTVLSGEENFNQYFVGADAAPEALKPKLARYGISTTARYPSDSRKWERADERFDLAKHPNEAHRFGWVVEVDPFDPESKPRKHTALGRFKHEGANVIVAKDGRVVAYMGDDERFDYLYKFVSDKKFKKGDSWTAREHNLTLLESGTLYVAKLDYTSAAEIDGSGKVPSDGAFNGRGRWMKLVRGNTSYVPGMTAADVLTFTRLAGDAVGATKMDRPEDVEPSQLTGKVYVALTNNTNRGVGTNPAADEANPRTNNKHGHVLELVEDRNDNASESFAWSVPIVCGDPADASTYFAGYDKSKVSPISCPDNVAFDGSGNLWISTDGNALGGNDGLFATAIEGPERGHLKQFLTVPVGAETCGPFITTDNRSVFVAVQHPGEISGASLENPASNWPDGDFAKPGVVVTWRLDGDVVGS, encoded by the coding sequence ATGACCGAGCGACCTCGGCTACTCCCCCTGCTCGGCCCGGCGGGCCACGGTGGGCGCGACACCATGACCTGCATCTACCGTTGCGGAAACGCCTGCGCGCACCCGGTGCCCAACGAGTCCGACAACCCGTACTTCGGTGACGTCGTCTCCGCCGAGGTGAGCCGGCGCGGTGTCGTCCGGGCCGGCGCGGTCGGCGCCCTGGTGCTCGGCCTCGGTGGTGCGGCGGCCGGCGCACTCGCCGGCTCCCCGGCGCTGGCCGCGCCCCGGAACGGCTCCGGCGGCACGCTGCCCGAGGTGGACAGCTTCACCCCGGTCCGCCGGCCCGGCAACGCGGCGCTCACCTTCAAGCCGATCCCGCCGAACAAGCTCGACTCCCTGGTGGTGCCGAACGGGTACGACCACTCCGTGGTGATCCGCTGGGGCGACCCGGTGCTCCCCGGCGCACCCGAACTGGACGTGCACAACCAGACCGCCGCCGGGCAGTCGCAGCAGTTCGGCTACAACAACGACTTCGTCGGGGTACTCCCGCTGGACCGCAAGGGCGAGCGGGCGCTGCTGGTGGTGAACCACGAGTACACGAACGAGAACCCGATGTTCCCGAACTTCACCACCTTCGACGCGATGAGCGTGCAGCAGATCCAGGCGGCGATGGCCGCGCACGGGCTCTCGGTGGTGGAGCTGGAGCGGGTCGGCGGGACCGGCGACTGGAGGCCGGTCCGCAAGGGCAGGCTGAAGTACAACCGGCGGATCACCGCGCACTCGACGACGTTCGAGTTCACCGGCCCGGCGGCCGGCTCGGCCTGGCTGCGGACGGCGGCCGACCCGAAGGGCCGGACCGTGGTCGGCACCCTGAACAACTGTGCCGGCGGGATCACCCCGTGGGGCACGGTGCTCTCCGGCGAGGAGAACTTCAACCAGTACTTCGTCGGTGCCGACGCCGCCCCGGAGGCGCTCAAGCCGAAGCTGGCCCGGTACGGCATCAGCACCACCGCCCGTTACCCCTCGGACAGCCGCAAGTGGGAGCGGGCCGACGAGCGTTTCGACCTGGCGAAGCACCCGAACGAGGCGCACCGGTTCGGCTGGGTCGTCGAGGTGGACCCGTTCGACCCGGAGTCGAAGCCGCGCAAGCACACCGCGCTGGGCCGGTTCAAGCACGAGGGCGCGAACGTCATCGTGGCGAAGGACGGCCGGGTGGTGGCCTACATGGGCGACGACGAGCGGTTCGACTACCTCTACAAGTTCGTCTCGGACAAGAAGTTCAAGAAGGGCGACTCCTGGACCGCCCGGGAACACAACCTCACCCTGCTGGAGTCCGGCACCCTCTACGTGGCGAAGCTCGACTACACCAGCGCCGCCGAGATCGACGGCTCCGGCAAGGTGCCGAGCGACGGCGCGTTCAACGGCCGGGGCAGGTGGATGAAGCTGGTCCGGGGCAACACCTCGTACGTACCCGGGATGACCGCCGCCGACGTGCTCACCTTCACCCGGCTCGCCGGTGACGCGGTCGGGGCGACCAAGATGGACCGTCCAGAGGACGTCGAGCCGAGCCAGCTGACCGGCAAGGTGTACGTGGCGCTCACCAACAACACCAACCGGGGGGTCGGGACCAACCCGGCCGCCGACGAGGCGAACCCGCGCACCAACAACAAGCACGGGCATGTGCTGGAGCTGGTCGAGGACCGGAACGACAACGCCTCGGAGAGCTTCGCCTGGTCGGTGCCGATCGTCTGCGGCGACCCGGCCGACGCGTCGACGTACTTCGCCGGCTACGACAAGAGCAAGGTGTCGCCGATCTCCTGCCCGGACAACGTGGCGTTCGACGGCTCGGGCAACCTCTGGATCTCGACCGACGGCAACGCGCTGGGCGGCAACGACGGGCTCTTCGCGACCGCGATCGAGGGTCCGGAGCGCGGGCACCTGAAGCAGTTCCTCACCGTGCCGGTCGGCGCGGAGACCTGCGGGCCGTTCATCACCACGGACAACCGCTCGGTCTTCGTCGCCGTACAGCACCCGGGTGAGATCAGCGGGGCGTCGCTGGAGAACCCGGCGTCGAACTGGCCGGACGGCGACTTCGCCAAGCCGGGTGTGGTGGTCACCTGGCGGCTAGACGGGGACGTCGTCGGAAGCTGA